The sequence TTATTGTATTGATATATCAAATCAGCTTATGGCAACAATGGCTATTTTGCGAAACGTTAATAGAGAAGTGCTACACTCTCACTTGGGTAACTGCGTTGAAGCAGCTTTTGAAAAAGGCGACTCTCACGTGAAGATACAAGAAATTATGCAAGTTATGGATAAGCTTTCTAAATAGCCTTAAACATTGGGTATGCTAAGGCGTTTCGTTGATGGATAAAAATAGATAAATTAAGGTTACGGAAAAGTTTAATTTATGTTAATATCGTGTACTTATAAGGAACCCCCCTCAGATTATCATAGTCTGAGGGGGGTTCTGAGTTACGGCAAATTTTTATGAGACACTATTGACAATGACAATGCAATATGTTAAATTGGTATTAACTAATACCCCACGGGGGGAGGGGGGTATCAGTTAAGGTTTGCATTGTCCTTTAGATTTAAAATAAGTTTGTAAATAATTAAAGCAGACACCCAAAAGGGGAGGAAGGAGAAAAGTTATGGCAGATAAAAAAACAGTATTTAAAGTAGAAGGTATGAATTGTGCTGCATGTTCAAGCAAAATTGAGAGAGCATTACAGAAGTTGGAAGGAGTGGATTCAGTTCAGGTTAACC comes from Alkalicella caledoniensis and encodes:
- a CDS encoding metal-sensing transcriptional repressor; the encoded protein is MKSEKEKEKVTRLLKTARGQLDGLLKMVEDDRYCIDISNQLMATMAILRNVNREVLHSHLGNCVEAAFEKGDSHVKIQEIMQVMDKLSK